From the Nerophis ophidion isolate RoL-2023_Sa linkage group LG18, RoL_Noph_v1.0, whole genome shotgun sequence genome, one window contains:
- the LOC133537389 gene encoding uncharacterized protein LOC133537389 — MLQQTVQEHSGNSSINDSPMPKTLTPLKAKPAKYTTPEKVVKLSFPEYVLHTDTELEQVRKQYFELSKTGLESTCHMSKELRCRLIRNTMTSMMAILRARGDEGSDRYPSKPEITAMAKRIVQYYPMLQDKGLKNTWVTVFTQLYKRLQNVRSPQKRKKDGSHSKSSTKRRHLEHPDDTDEIDSSDSTVILDLSTEGSSSSDPSNKERGETNPQLLLEEVTRLPSSPESNKPADSASPDAASQATLAKHYKALQALFKRKNPNYQDVSHLLDLEFAARRLFIDLDTIREEDRPEKILEAYPCFKDIGHVMDELRRILDMRNCNFISELKERWHDFCQKVQFFGVSKNMLKPPMGIDKVQQAVEILRVLPSLFPSMSGLPKKVRDLSQALVHVLEEKEDPNSYLRKRPLTCPVLIVSSSNCLLAVGNVPITTFPKDKVTEGALYLMAYYYTLHLTYPKCVATLMSLIQTEVLLDNIHESDLTSSYKKSMAEWKAFIGQ; from the exons ATGTTGCAGCAAACTGTCCAAGAACACTCTGGAAATTCCTCGATTAATGATTCACCGATGCCAAAAACATTGACTCCTTTAAAAGCAAAGCCTGCAAAGTACACAACCCCTGAAAAAGTTGTGAAGTTATCATTCCCGGAATATGTGTTGCACACCGACACTGAACTTGAGCAAGTCCGAAAACAGTACTTCGAGTTGTCTAAAACGGGCTTAGAAAGCACCTGCCATATGTCAAAGGAACTCAGATGCAGACTCATCCGAAACACCATGACCAGTATGATGGCAATTCTGAGGGCAAGAGGGGATGAAGGATCAGACAGATACCCATCAAAACCAGAAATTACAGCAATGGCAAAAAGAATAGTACAATATTACCCAATGCTACAGGATAAAGGCCTGAAGAATACATGG GTCACTGTGTTTACACAGCTGTACAAACGACTGCAAAATGTGAGATCTCCCCAAAAACGCAAAAAAGATGGGAGTCATTCAAAGAG CTCTACAAAGAGGCGTCATCTTGAACACCCAGATGACACTGATGAAATTGATTCAAGCGACTCAACAGTGATTCTGGATCTCTCCACGGAGGGTAGTAGCAGTTCAGACCCCAGCAATAAAGAAAGAG GAGAGACAAACCCCCAATTGCTGCTTGAAGAAGTGACCCGTCTTCCCTCCAGTCCTGAAT CTAACAAGCCTGCTGATAGTGCCAGTCCAGATGCGGCCAGTCAAGCAACCTTGGCCAAGCACTACAAGGCCCTACAGGCtttgtttaaaagaaaaaatccaAACTACCAGGATGTTTCTCATCTTCTGGATTTGGAATTTGCAGCCAGAAGATTATTCATTGACTTGGATACCATTCGTGAGGAGGACAGACCTGAAAAGATTCTCGAAGCTTATCCCTGTTTTAAGGACATTGGACAT GTGATGGACGAGCTTCGACGCATTTTGGACATGAGAAACTGCAACTTCATCAGTGAATTAAAGGAAAGATGGCATGACTTCTGCCAGAAGGTGCAGTTTTTTGGtgtgtccaaaaacatgctgAAACCACCAATGGGAATAGACAAAg TGCAACAGGCTGTCGAAATTCTGCGTGTGCTGCCATCACTGTTCCCCTCCATGTCTGGTCTGCCGAAGAAAGTCAGAGATCTAAGTCAGGCTCTGGTGCATGTCCTTGAG GAAAAAGAAGACCCCAATTCCTACTTGAGGAAGCGCCCTCTCACATGCCCGGTCCTGATTGTTAGTTCGTCCAACTGCCTTCTAGCGGTAGGAAATGTGCCGATAACTACCTTTCCCAAGGACAAGGTCACCGAGGGTGCTTTATACCTGATGGCATACTATTACACCCTACATCTTACATACCCAAAGTGTGTCGCAACTCTGATGTCACTCATACAAACAGAGGTCCTACTGGACAACATTCATGAGAGTGATCTCACATCATCGTACAAAAAAAGCATGGCTGAGTGGAAGGCTTTTATTGGCCAGTAG
- the LOC133537390 gene encoding uncharacterized protein LOC133537390, translated as MILVNLFQHELQEPAQGCMKANLSKHATAFLLQARETQRLTQRAVNQMVSGVQQYQTALLEHLSHQMKSIFESHSGDLDQLKSHAMSVFDQFVDPFRQIATTHLQDKTIKELLHPVEPEIVTAKQTVSYVKRGDSRVLAIKKHCFYYIPLVKSLEQLLSHPKILEMINEGPESCKDVFFNDFIDGDIFKSHPLFLKVPTALQLILYTDEIELCNPLGSRANKNKLLLIYYTLGNINAKYRSRLAAIRLLAMVKSKDLSCIDKILERINHDLIELYNGVRVDTSNGERTIYGALLSVCGDTLAQHEVAGFKEGVGFAYSKCRHCECNFEDMQNKFNEDLFVKRTMARHNRQCSDIEKASTDFLREHLKTTFGINRRSKLTEFPHFDIINQTPQDIMHVILEGVAPYEIKCVLKHLVLSGHMDLDTFNSGIIGFPYSPVDMRDKPCPISVTTLSSNDNKLKQSAGQMLVLLKILPFLIDTTGENAHTQLLLKLLEIVKILFSPIIALATLPRLKLLIEQHLRHFKQLFPDLNIIPKQHYLLHLPSQIKALGPTVRHMCMRFESKHCFFKQWAIKSSFKNICKSLVKHNQLYECSQNVHDKHPIFCNDIEIGPTSEVKNVHYVEGKIKQFLGIEQVEHVVCAQWIAQYGNKHTCGKSLVISNVFNNTPEFAVVKNIFIVNESVFCFECQPLSTIGWNEQYLSYEVEIPHLAQANIFLNSENCVDFTPYYYVNFNNGIFIPVKYDLTDIMACHS; from the exons ATGATTCTTGTTAATCTGTTTCAGCATGAATTGCAAGAACCTGCCCAGGGTTGCATGAAGGCTAACCTTTCTAAACATGCAACTGCATTTCTTCTCCAGGCCAGAGAAACCCAGAGACTGACACAG AGAGCTGTTAACCAGATGGTGAGTGGAGTCCAGCAATATCAAACAGCATTATTGGAGCACCTGAGTCATCAAATGAAGAGCATCTTTGAGAGTCATTCTGGAGACCTGGATCAACTAAAGAGTCATGCAATGAGCGTATTTGACCAGTTTGTTGACCCTTTTCGCCAGATTGCTACAACACATTTGCAGGACAAGACCATCAAAGAACTGTTACATCCAGTTGAACCAGAAATTGTTACTGCAAAACAAACAGTGTCTTATGTGAAGCGTGGAGATTCCAGAGttcttgccataaaaaaacattgtttttactaCATACCATTAGTTAAAAGTTTGGAGCAGCTGCTTTCACATCCTAAAATTCTTGAAATGATCAATGAGGGGCCAGAGTCCTGcaaggatgttttttttaatgatttcattGATGGGGACATTTTTAAGTCACACCCTCTGTTTTTGAAAGTTCCCACAGCATTGCAGTTAATTTTATATACAGATGAAATTGAGCTTTGCAATCCTCTTGGTTCTCgtgcaaacaaaaacaaattgttaTTGATTTATTACACTTTAGGTAACATCAACGCTAAATACAGATCAAGACTCGCTGCCATTCGTCTGCTTGCCATGGTAAAATCTAAAGATCTTTCCTGTATTGATAAAATACTTGAGAGGATTAACCATGATTTGATCGAGCTGTATAATGGTGTTCGGGTTGATACTTCAAATGGCGAGAGGACAATTTATGGGGCACTTTTGTCTGTGTGCGGAGACACTCTTGCTCAACATGAAGTGGCTGGATTTAAGGAAGGAGTTGGGTTTGCCTACAGTAAATGTAGGCACTGTGAATGCAACTTCGAAGATATGCAAAATAAATTTAATGAAGATTTGTTTGTGAAAAGGACAATGGCAAGACATAACAGGCAATGCAGTGACATTGAAAAAGCAAGTACTGATTTCCTAAGAGAACAtctaaaaacaacatttggtataAACAGGAGAAGTAAATTAACAGAATTTCCCCACTTTGATATCATTAATCAAACACCACAGGACATCATGCATGTTATTCTCGAAGGTGTTGCCCCATATGAAATCAAATGTGTTTTGAAGCATCTTGTACTTTCCGGACATATggatttagacacatttaatagtggAATTATTGGTTTCCCTTACTCTCCTGTAGATATGAGGGACAAGCCTTGTCCCATATCTGTTACTACACTTTCATCAAATGACAATAAACTTAAACAATCAGCGGGGCAGATGCTGGTTCTGTTAAAGATTCTGCCATTTCTCATTGACACAACTGGAGAAAATGCTCACACACAATTGCTACTTAAGTTGTTGGAGATAGTTAAAATTCTGTTTTCACCTATTATTGCACTCGCAACTCTTCCTAGGCTGAAGCTTTTAATTGAGCAGCATTTAAGACATTTCAAACAGCTGTTTCCAGATTTAAATATTATACCTAAACAACATTACCTGCTGCATCTTCCCTCCCAGATTAAAGCACTTGGTCCTACTGTTAGGCATATGTGTATGCGTTTTGAGTCAAAGCATTGCTTTTTCAAGCAGTGGgctataaaaagtagttttaagaATATTTGTAAATCTCTTGTGAAGCACAACCAACTGTATGAATGTAGTCAGAATGTGCATGACAAACATCCTATTTTTTGTAATGACATTGAAATAGGCCCAACATCTGAGGTGAAAAATGTTCACTACGTAGAAGGAAAGATCAAACAATTCTTAGGAATAGAGCAAGTTGAACATGTAGTGTGTGCCCAGTGGATTGCTCAATATGGAAATAAGCATACATGTGGAAAATCTTTGGTTATTTCTAATGTTTTCAATAATACCCCAGAGTTTGCAGTTGTGAAAAACATCTTTATTGTAAATGAATCAGTGTTTTGTTTTGAATGTCAACCTCTCTCTACAATTGGTTGGAATGAACAGTATTTATCCTATGAGGTAGAGATTCCTCACCTTGCACAAgccaatatttttttgaattctgAAAACTGTGTGGATTTTACACCATACTATTATGTTAACTTTAATAATGGCATATTCATTCCAGTGAAGTATGATCTCACCGACATCATGGCATGTCACTCTTAA